In the Peromyscus maniculatus bairdii isolate BWxNUB_F1_BW_parent chromosome 20, HU_Pman_BW_mat_3.1, whole genome shotgun sequence genome, one interval contains:
- the LOC121826273 gene encoding apolipoprotein L2-like — protein sequence MGSPERRGFIESVVEYLWDTRSKEDLKLQLNEVVERQQLVEGAALSSFNLINLMLAAGLLCIAYIIFRYVPCIPDVSKTFIMKGCWISSKAFSASNEIIVWVFFFHFLYMVDHIDRLICGAIPVSIKYVVSMKYVPSTFCLSHSVVLSCYRKKKDDWCEALSKNIVATDVGDDNKVQNDLQEKKRFLEVYPQVKLELEQQIGKLRALADKIDKVHRDCTITQVVAKSTGAVSGVLTILGLALAPVTAGVSLGLSATGLGLGAAAAVTTVSTSLVEKVITAKEEAKASQLVPTSKNQEEVIKEVVEESTPKIVSVYKNCFQNLEDIKKNIDAIKLAKANSHLKTNAKHLMTTGRVSAQNTKKVEKAFGGTALAMSKEARIMGAATTGLSILMDVVSLVQDSKHLYEGAKTESAAELRQKAQDLEQMLQELIRVHDSLTK from the exons ATGGGCTCCCCAG AGAGAAGAGGCTTCATTGAGTCTGTGGTTGAGTACCTCTGGGACACAAGGAGCAAGGAGGACCTGAAGCTCCAGCTGAATGAAGTGGTAGAGCGGCAACAGCTTGTGGAAGGAGCTGCTTTGTCCAGTTTCAATCtaattaatttgatgttggctgccgGCTTGCTGTGTATTGCTtatattatatttaggtatgttccttgtatcccagatgtctccaagacctttatcatgaaggggtgttggatttcgtcaaaggctttttcagcatctaatgagattatcgtgtgggtgtttttctttcattttctttatatggtAGATCACATTGACAGACTTATATGTGGAGCCATCCCT GTCAGCATAAAGTACGTGGTCAGCATGAAATACGTGCCCAGCACATT CTGTCTTTCTCACTCAGTTGTCCTCTCCTgttacaggaaaaagaaagatgactGGTGTGAAGCTCTTAGTAAGAACATAGTGGCTACTGATGTAGGTGATGACAACAAGGTCCAAAAtgacctgcaggagaagaaaaggttTTTGGAAGTTTATCCTCAGGTGAAACTGGAGCTTGAGCAGCAGATCGGGAAGCTGCGCGCCCTTGCAGACAAGATTGACAAGGTGCACAGGGACTGCACCATCACACAAGTGGTGGCCAAATCTACCGGTGCTGTGTCCGGAGTCCTGACCATCCTTGGTCTCGCTCTGGCACCTGTGACAGCAGGAGTCAGTCTGGGACTTTCAGCCACAGGCTTGGGGCTGGGGGCGGCAGCAGCAGTGACTACTGTTTCTACAAGCCTTGTGGAAAAGGTCATCACGGCGAAAGAGGAAGCTAAAGCCAGCCAGCTGGTGCCAACCAGCAAGAACCAAGAGGAGGTCATTAAAGAAGTTGTGGAGGAGAGTACACCTAAGATTGTTTCTGTATATAAGAATTGCTTCCAGAACCTGGAAGACATCAAGAAGAACATTGATGCCATCAAGCTGGCCAAAGCTAACTCTCACCTAAAAACTAATGCCAAGCATCTCATGACCACAGGGAGGGTGTCAGCCCAAAACACTAAAAAGGTAGAGAAAGCCTTTGGAGGCACAGCTCTGGCAATGTCCAAAGAAGCCCGGATCATGGGTGCAGCCACCACAGGTCTCTCCATCCTGATGGATGTGGTCAGCCTTGTGCAAGACTCAAAGCATTTGTACGAGGGTGCGAAGACAGAGTCCGCTGCAGAGCTAAGGCAGAAGGCTCAGGACCTGGAGCAGATGTTGCAGGAGCTCATCCGGGTCCATGACAGCCTGACAAAGTGA
- the LOC102908030 gene encoding apolipoprotein L2-like: MPLQPLCPVSDFILYFHIESRYFITEDPGHLQDMASRDDLHRLLTEDGAWEAFVSKTKLPRSRLSHALDLCGYRAKALALHKVLRDLTALSALADRHRLRRDLQGRRKFLTAFPPLRAEVGEHIRQLHALAEHTEGVHRGCTISNVVADSFSTASDILGLLGLFLAPVTAEGSLMLSSVGLGLGVAATVTNAATSIVEGTSRFGDEVEAGHQASPGLDVLEAGTAVGWIASKFPQATRDLTRDLDALQQHMDALRLVRANPGLEEDARILATTGRIPAQRARRVQATLKGTPLAMSNEA; this comes from the exons ATGCCACTTCAGCCCCTCTGCCCCGTCTCTGACTTCATTCTTTATTTCCACATAGAGAGCAGATACTTCATCACGGAAGACCCTGGGCATCTCCAGGACATGGCCAGCAGAGATGACCTGCATCGCCTGCTGACTGAAGATGGGGCCTGGGAGGCGTTTGTATCTAAGACCAAGTTGCCCAG GAGCCGACTTTCTCACGCACTTGACCTCTGCGGTTACAGGGCTAAGGCACTGGCACTGCACAAAGTGCTGAGGGATCTGACAGCGCTCTCGGCCCtagcagacagacacagactcCGGAGAGACCTGCAGGGCAGGAGGAAGTTCTTGACCGCATTTCCTCCCTTGAGAGCAGAGGTGGGAGAGCACATCAGGCAGCTCCACGCCCTGGCTGAGCACACTGAGGGGGTGCACAGGGGCTGCACCATCTCCAATGTCGTGGCCGACTCCTTCAGCACTGCCTCTGACATCCTGGGCCTCCTGGGTCTGTTTCTGGCACCAGTGACAGCGGAGGGCAGTCTGATGCTCTCCTCTGTTGGCCTGGGGCTGGGAGTGGCAGCTACTGTGACTAATGCTGCCACCTCCATCGTGGAGGGAACAAGCAGGTTTGGGGATGAAGTTGAAGCCGGTCACCAGGCCTCACCTGGCCTGGATGTGTTGGAGGCTGGAACAGCCGTGGGGTGGATTGCCAGCAAGTTCCCTCAGGCTACCAGAGATCTCACCAGAGACCTTGACGCCCTTCAGCAGCACATGGATGCCCTCAGGCTGGTTAGAGCCAACCCTGGCTTAGAAGAAGATGCCAGGATCCTTGCCACCACCGGAAGGATCCCTGCCCAACGTGCTAGAAGGGTGCAGGCCACCTTGAAAGGAACCCCTCTGGCGATGAGCAACGAAGCCTGA